One genomic segment of Mytilus galloprovincialis chromosome 5, xbMytGall1.hap1.1, whole genome shotgun sequence includes these proteins:
- the LOC143076089 gene encoding uncharacterized protein LOC143076089 isoform X2 → MFVRRVLICLFIWSLFIPGQTAKPKKDSTSSPTAKEEEKESPPAVKENKESAPPAAKGKKESPPSAKENKESAPPAAKGKKDSSPAAKGKKETSKSAEEPSRPANEPSPDDPSGIERDVDDPRDKVFHDKSELKATHPTCHIGAVKCRRKRELGGIKTAQTEEGNGFLKVYETHGSEKLITSIIYFLENNKCSKASKLVDLLYKKVIQKVNNNKTKNTKFADPILTKQNGYRTRRSTILQLENENFNRFQANQKHQRRMKRFTNMFSLSEKSVYLTTPLRLQHIISEIYYTKPMPVTHIDEQIKRERNYTNHLKDEFFRKHMLIIINDLEKKTLRDTGKAIKEIESLFSHYSDLRTTWFLSKFIEYVKGYKKKNMGPFYDKLASMDYEQIESIKEENLHHKQELLDILKVIDHETKAHAMITDLFKLLALHSTINDSHKDTLHTDSFLAENIEQLINIINLLKNNECNKATVQMKILYKKLKDLKGRINNMPTSPKQNLIKGHNVPGKYDQTYNKEKTLYSLIYLEDMVDRLERGRSISSSSHHLEEFLKKHHMFRNHGAIRGILHLLKEKLVTKALGLIKLLRQKTLPSVENLRPKINRRRRSTVPQSDTVSILRRILLLKSFGVERLNRLADKLTKSELRITKLHPDPKYRYVVFKILKNIVNEEDKRASYLLDDFSNWLNPKGMKITKHSKSRTNNHSFNKQRNGTNEKQPLSSSNHNNNNLELNRTFPSNITLTFKQNININLFGEKDKSTKNIGGSNTKKLTNRHDNKPSQGRQILPNKNEIIDSNEVKQWQDNWRYLTNSYRKLTDMEKKENEKGSQNRKIPRRLQPTENTKEISREIYVNTNQHLNKKKKMSATTTQIDIDQTISKLTPITLMHESKHYENAKAAIEAERQTVKSLQKDLQRKISAILQAVEEKSYFKAKHLILQLEVERELQTLENFYSRKGKETSNLKPTRKSILPTKNNEKNENIEKDTESQNKKSPRKLNSNRLVEEKDKISVIENETESQNKKAPRKLNSNKQAEEKQTISEIENETGSQNKKAPRKLNSNKLAEEKNIIAEIENETKTGSQKKKAHKISKSTEMTSRVGKVPAKNKKAPKISKSIEMTSRVGNVSTKNKKSPKISKSIKMTSRVGNVPTKNNKAPKISKSIEMTSRVGNIPTTKKHLKGKPNMQISWKSKLTVGKEKRKQNNPSTEEKNPLEMMVSRLSSIITLKENKKTKRANELIKTVRGKMQTFSKVVRRKIDSILKYILEGEYIQAKLLVIELEHPEESPTDNRNDRETEHGLTNRRQGDGNNLQGNQKSKSIIEHNITYKDEKEPRKMRRYEKNYRRIKRSMNWSQKATTALHNKMPNQNDPHEWKNKHMSTGTIQKKINDHRVPHNWQNKHISTGTIQKKTNDHRVPHDWQNKHMSTGTIQKKTNDHRVPHNLQNKHMSAGTIQKKINDHRVPHDWQNKHMSTGTIQKKINDHRVPHDWQNKHRSTGTIQKKTNDHRVPHDGNTRNMPTKKIQKKINDHRVPHDWQNKHRSTGTIQKKTNDHTVPHDGNTRNMPTENNQNRVNDDFLTRYDKTDYGKLIESIIYLFEKNKCSHATALTSLLYRNIVKKVNQNRTKNSNLPIQGAGSSTYHTSLTQRITYLNTPSRLKHIIQELRAKRPYLNATRLITHERLMFESSGDARFQKEMKNILDHLQNNKTTQAEQLIESLVAKDSDLWTAWFLARFKDYVNYKMWHFWNCVREMVSRDYDKILNITAKNLKNKKELIDILTIIFSNRNKAIDMTTALFEKLLNTVPEISHEHIINKSSINKTENKIHDTVTDSFLTHNIKMVEHIMLLLKNKQCSRAAVATKILYTKLEGAKSRMKNKSLHNLVNGPINEKDRMYTMYSLVLLEDMIGRLDRDKSISATSHHLENFQKKHPAFKNHKSISVILDLLKKKKITEAMSVIKLLKLKTLPSFEKKEDHNKNRRRRSIVRRKSDTVSRLRRILQLKSRGDKFHNRVADKLTMSEVKIAKHHPDPEYRFVVFKILKNIVNDKVKKASYLLDNFPNRLKQQGIKSGKPMKGRVYSKSRTANHTLNTKHNGTMKIEKLSHSSAIPNKSIASSHHSKNDSQHKMFARPKKLGSIYHRKHDSPYKLEASSNHNRNNLELYQKLPGNITLIVRPKFNIFLSGKKLSPLKNSTGNYKLELTNRHNRRLLQGKQSVQHKQEKTPIDEVKQSKENRKYETNRHRALIDKEKHIRNTKIEHAIGSRKKNVSTKDVLTKDGKRKQTKDNQNLSRSGSQEHRKNETNRYRALIAREKHNKDLKIENETGSRNKKASTETKEGTGKHTKDNKHLSKSGSQKNMTNPKIKQSSSTQNLQKSQIKERIDPIDRTISELTSITSMQESKHYENAKTAINAERKKVKTYPKDLQGKIGAVFQAIEEKKFFRARHLILKLQVEREFATLDNISIHGKKTASRKQMRGQNKKAKMENETGVQNKKAPRRLISTKETEEKNKNAKLKTETGSLNRKASKTVKSNKVTKEQNKIPGIKNEIGSDNKAPRKLKSTTTSKDNNKTKTLKNETRSQNKKISKSLKSTGAKEHKTKILEREKRPGGQHKKASKRLKSNEVLKEKNNQSKLKNVAKNKNKKTSKRLVKMAKNKKKEAKIENETGSQNKKSSKSAEATKHKNKVLELKKETGGQHAKDSKRSKLKIPKVKIKKSKLEKKTEIQDKRAPKISKSIALASRKEHSPKNNKHLKRKPKMRRILKEINTQTNGKEKRPVGLNSHERIASSLASIIALEENLQTKKANALIKKVKRRLRPLSKVLRKKVDSILNYIMKEEYIKAKLLIIELEQSELEVLPTAIGKDRNTEDKISHGVHGVHAVQHVVSVGRKGGSSA, encoded by the exons ATG tttGTAAGGAGAGTTTTGATTTGCTTGTTCATATGGAGTCTGTTTATACCAGGACAA ACCGCAAAACCAAAAAAGGATAGCACAAGTTCACCAACAGCAAAAGAAGAAGAAAAGGAAAGTCCACCAGCAGTAAAAGAAAATAAGGAAAGTGCACCACCAGCAGCCAAAggaaaaaaggaaagtccacCATCAGCAAAAGAAAATAAGGAAAGTGCACCACCAGCAGCCAAAGGAAAAAAAGATAGTTCACCAGCAGCCAAAGGAAAAAAGGAAACTTCAAAATCAGCAGAAG AACCGAGTCGTCCAGCCAATGAACCCAGCCCAGATGATCCCAGTGGTATAGAGAGGGATGTAGACGACCCAAGGGATAAAGTTTTTCACGATAAAAGCGAGCTCAAGGCCACTCACCCAACATGTCATATTGGCGCGGTTAAATGTAGGAGAAAAAGGGAACTTGGT GGGATAAAAACAGCACAGACAGAGGAGGGAAACGGCTTTCTTAAGGTTTATGAAACACATGGTAGCGAAAAATTGATTACAAGCATTATCTATTTCTTAGAAAATAACAAATGTAGTAAAGCAAGTAAATTGGTTGATTTGTTGTATAAGAAAGTAATTCAGAAAGTGAACAATAATAAAACCAAGAACACAAAATTTGCAGATCCCATTCTGACCAAACAAAATGGATATAGGACAAGAAGGTCTACAATATTGCAATTAGAAAATGAAAACTTTAACCGTTTTCAAGCAAATCAAAAACATCAACGACGAAtgaaaagatttacaaatatgtttAGTTTGTCTGAAAAGTCAGTTTACTTGACCACACCTCTTCGACTTCAACATATTATATCAGAAATTTACTACACAAAACCTATGCCTGTTACTCATATTGATGAACAGATTAAACGTGAAAGAAATTATACGAACCATTTGAAAGATGAGTTTTTTAGAAAACACATGTTAATTATTATAAATGATCTAGAGAAAAAGACCTTACGAGATACTGGAAAGGCAATTAAAGAGATTGAAAGTTTATTTTCGCACTACAGTGACTTAAGGACGACAtggtttttatcaaaatttattgaaTATGTAAAAGGTTATAAGAAAAAGAACATGGGCCCATTTTATGATAAACTGGCATCGATGGATTATGAACAAATAGAAAGCATCAAGGAGGAAAATCTGCATCACAAACAGGAGTTATTAGACATTCTTAAAGTGATTGACCACGAAACCAAAGCTCATGCCATGATAACAGATCTATTTAAACTACTTGCATTGCACAGTACTATTAATGATTCTCATAAGGATACACTGCATACCGACAGCTTTCTTGCTGAAAATATAGAACagttaataaatattataaatcttttgaaaaacaaTGAGTGCAACAAAGCGACtgtacaaatgaaaattttatataagaaactgaAGGATTTAAAAGGCAGAATTAATAACATGCCCACTTCGCCAAAACAAAATCTAATAAAGGGACATAATGTACCGGGAAAATATGATCAAACATATAACAAGGAGAAGACTTTGTATAGCTTAATATATCTTGAGGATATGGTTGATCGATTAGAAAGGGGTCGATCAATATCGTCATCAAGTCATCATTTAGAAGAATTTCTGAAAAAACATCACATGTTTAGAAATCATGGTGCTATTAGAGGTATTTTACATCTTTTAAAAGAGAAATTGGTTACAAAAGCGCTGGGGTTAATAAAGCTGTTGCGGCAAAAAACACTGCCGTCCGTTGAAAATCTGAGACCTAAGATAAATAGGAGAAGAAGATCGACGGTACCACAATCGGATACTGTATCAATTCTCCGCCGCATATTGTTGCTTAAATCATTTGGTGTGGAAAGATTAAACCGTTTAGCTGATAAGCTTACAAAATCTGAATTAAGAATTACGAAACTTCATCCTGATCCAAAATATAGATACGTTGTATttaaaattctgaaaaatattgtaaatgaGGAAGACAAAAGAGCTTCATATTTGTTAGACGATTTCTCAAATTGGTTAAATCCAAAAGGTATGAAAATTACGAAACATTCTAAATCAAGAACAAATAATCATTCATTTAACAAGCAACGCAATGGAACGAATGAAAAACAGCCACTATCAAGCTCGAACCACAACAACAATAATCTTGAATTAAACCGTACGTTCCCAAGTAACATAACTCTTACATTCAAGCAGaatatcaatattaatttatTTGGAGAAAAAGACAAATCCACGAAAAATATAGGAGGCAGTaatacaaagaaattaacaaacaGACACGATAACAAACCATCGCAAGGACGGCAGATATTGCCGAATAAAAACGAAATAATTGATTCCAATGAAGTCAAACAGTGGCAAGACAATTGGAGATACCTGACAAATAGCTACAGGAAATTGACAGatatggaaaaaaaagaaaatgaaaagggAAGTCAAAATAGGAAAATACCTAGAAGATTACAGCCAACCGAAAACACCAAAGAGATAAGTCGAGAAATATATGTAAATACAAACCAGCatctaaataagaaaaaaaaaatgtcagcaaCAACTACTCAAATAGATATAGATCAAACTATTTCTAAACTCACTCCAATAACTCTGATGCACGAAAGTAAACACTATGAAAATGCAAAAGCAGCTATAGAAGCAGAAAGACAAACagttaaaagtttacaaaaagatCTACAAAGAAAAATTAGTGCGATTCTTCAAGCAGTTGAAGAGAAAAGTTACTTTAAAGCGAAACACCTTATTTTGCAATTAGAGGTTGAACGAGAGTTGCAAACGTTAGAAAACTTTTATTCTAGAAAAGGTAAAGAGACTTCTAATCTTAAACCGACAAGAAAAAGTATATTACCgactaaaaataatgaaaaaaatgaaaatatagaaaaagatactgaaagtcaaaataaaaagtcACCTAggaaattaaattcaaatagaTTGGTTGAAGAGAAAGATAAAATTTCAGTAATAGAAAATGAAActgaaagtcaaaataaaaaagcCCCAAggaaattaaattcaaataaacaGGCTGAAGAGAAACaaacaatttcagaaatagaaaatgaaacgggaagtcaaaataaaaaagcACCAAggaaattaaattcaaataaattggctgaagaaaaaaatataatcgcagaaatagaaaatgaaacgaaaacgggAAGTCAAAAAAAAAAGGCACATAAGATATCAAAGTCAACTGAAATGACTTCTCGAGTTGGCAAGGTTCCagcaaaaaacaaaaaggcaCCAAAGATATCAAagtcaattgaaatgacttctcgAGTTGGCAATGTttcgacaaaaaataaaaagtcacCAAAGATATCAAAGTCAATTAAAATGACTTCTCGAGTGGGTAATGTTCCGACAAAAAATAACAAGGCACCAAAGATATCAAAGTCAATTGAAATGACCTCTCGAGTGGGTaatattccaacaacaaaaaaacatttgaaaggaAAACCAAATATGCAAATAAGTTGGAAAAGCAAGCTAACGGttggaaaagaaaaaagaaaacaaaataatccaAGCACGGAAGAAAAAAACCCTCTAGAAATGATGGTATCTAGATTATCATCTATTATAACTTTAAAAGAGAACAAGAAAACCAAAAGAGCAAACGAATTGATAAAAACAGTAAGAGGGAAAATGCAAACATTTTCGAAGGTTGTCAGGAGGAAGATTGACTCTATTTTAAAGTACATACTGGAGGGAGAATACATTCAAGCTAAATTACTCGTGATAGAATTGGAACATCCAGAAGAATCACCAACAGACAACAGAAATGACAGAGAGACTGAACAC GGTTTAACAAATCGACGACAAGGAGATGGAAATAATTTGCAAGGCAAccagaaaagtaaaagcataataGAACATAATATAACATATAAGGATGAAAAGGAACCTAGAAAAATGAGaagatatgaaaaaaattacCGGCGAATAAAGAGATCTATGAACTGGTCTCAAAAAGCTACAACTGCTTTACATAACAAAATGCCAAATCAAAATGATCCACATGAATGGAAGAACAAGCACATGTCGACTGGAACAATACAGAAAAAGATAAATGATCATAGGGTTCCACATAACTGGCAGAACAAGCACATATCGACTGGTACAATACAGAAAAAGACAAATGATCATAGGGTTCCACATGACTGGCAGAACAAGCACATGTCGACTGGTACAATACAGAAAAAGACAAATGATCATAGGGTTCCACATAACTTGCAGAACAAGCACATGTCGGCTGGTACAATACAGAAAAAGATAAATGATCATAGGGTTCCACATGACTGGCAGAACAAGCATATGTCGACTGGTACAATACAGAAAAAGATAAATGATCATAGGGTTCCACATGACTGGCAGAACAAGCACAGGTCGACTGGTACAATACAGAAAAAGACAAATGATCATAGGGTTCCACATGACGGGAATACAAGGAACATGCCGactaaaaaaatacagaaaaagataaATGATCATAGGGTTCCACATGACTGGCAGAACAAGCACAGGTCGACTGGTACAATACAGAAAAAGACAAATGATCATACGGTTCCACATGACGGGAATACAAGGAACATGCCGACTGAAAACAACCAGAACAGGGTAAATGACGACTTTCTTACAAGGTATGACAAAACAGATTACGGAAAATTGATTGAGAGTATTATTTACTTATTTGAAAAGAACAAATGTAGTCATGCAACTGCATTAACTAGTTTGTTGTATCGGAATATAGTGAAGAAAGTTAACCAAAATAGAACCAAGAACAGTAATTTGCCTATTCAAGGTGCAGGGAGCTCAACGTATCATACAAGTTTGACTCAAAGAATAACTTACTTAAACACACCTAGTCGACTTAAACATATTATACAAGAGCTAAGAGCAAAACGACCATATCTTAATGCTACGCGCTTGATAACACATGAAAGATTAATGTTCGAATCGAGTGGAGATGCACGATtccaaaaagaaatgaaaaatattttagatcatcttcaaaataataaaaCCACACAGGCGGAACAGTTAATTGAAAGCTTAGTTGCAAAGGACAGCGACTTGTGGACTGCATGGTTTTTAGCAAGATTTAAAGATTATGTAAACTACAAGATGTGGCATTTTTGGAACTGCGTTAGAGAAATGGTCTCACGTGATTATGATAAAATACTGAACATTACTGCAAAAAATCTGAAAAACAAAAAAGAGTTAATCGATATTCTTACGATTATCTTCAGTAATAGAAACAAAGCCATTGATATGACAACAGCTTTATTTGAAAAACTTTTGAACACCGTGCCGGAAATTAGTCATGAGCACATAATCAACAAATCAAgtataaacaaaactgaaaataaaatacatgacaCTGTCACTGACAGCTTTCTTACCCATAATATAAAAATGGTAGAACATATAAtgttattattaaaaaataagcaATGCAGTAGAGCAGCTGTAGCGACTAAAATACTATATACGAAACTAGAGGGTGCAAAAAGCAGAATGAAGAACAAAAGTCTACATAATTTAGTTAACGGGCCAATCAATGAAAAAGACAGGATGTATACCATGTATAGCTTAGTACTTCTAGAGGACATGATTGGTCGATTAGATAGGGACAAATCCATTTCGGCAACAAGCCATCATTtagaaaattttcagaaaaaacaTCCTGCATTTAAAAATCACAAATCAATCTCAGTTATTTTagatcttttaaaaaagaaaaaaattacagaagCGATGAGTGTAATTAAACTGTTAAAACTTAAAACACTGCcatcatttgaaaaaaaggaagatCATAATAAGAACAGGAGAAGAAGATCGATTGTGCGACGGAAATCGGATACTGTATCAAGACTTCGCCGAATATTGCAACTTAAATCAAGGGGTGATAAATTCCATAACCGTGTTGCTGATAAGCTGACAATGTCTGAGGTAAAAATCGCAAAACATCATCCTGATCCGGAATATAGATTTGTTGTATTCAAAATTCTGAAAAACATTGTAAATGACAAAGTCaaaaaagcttcatatttgttGGACAATTTTCCAAATAGGTTAAAGCAGCAAGGTATAAAGTCTGGAAAACCTATGAAAGGAAGGGTTTATTCTAAATCAAGGACAGCTAATCATACATTAAATACAAAACACAATGGAACCATGAAGATTGAGAAACTAAGTCATTCCTCTGCTATACCAAACAAGTCGATAGCAAGCTCGCACCACAGTAAGAATGACAGTCAACATAAAATGTTTGCTAGACCTAAAAAATTGGGATCAATATACCACAGAAAACACGACAGTCCATACAAATTGGAAGCAAGCTCGAACCACAACAGAAATAACCTTGAATTGTATCAGAAACTCCCTGGTAACATAACACTTATAGTCAGGCCAAAGTTCAATATTTTTCTATCTGGGAAAAAACTCAGCCCTTTAAAGAATTCTACGGGTAACTATAAATTAGAAttaacaaacagacacaatagaaGATTACTGCAAGGGAAGCAAAGCGTGCAGCATAAACAAGAAAAAACTCCTATCGATGAAGTCAAACAGAgtaaagaaaatagaaaatatgagACTAATAGACACAGAGCATTGATAGACAAGGAAAAACAtattagaaatacaaaaatagaaCATGCAATAGGAAGtcgtaaaaaaaatgtatcaactaAAGACGTACTTACCAAAGACGGAAAGAGAAAACAGACAAAAGACAACCAAAATCTTTCAAGATCAGGAAGTCAAGAACATAGAAAAAATGAGACAAATAGATACAGGGCATTGATAGCTAGGGAAAAGCATAATAAagatttgaaaatagaaaatgaaaccGGAAGTCGAAATAAAAAAGCATCAACTGAAACCAAAGAGGGAACAGGAAAACACACAAAAGacaacaaacatttatcaaaatcaggGAGtcaaaaaaatatgacaaatccTAAAATTAAACAGTCATCTAGTACACAAAATTTACAGAAGTCACAAATTAAGGAGCGTATAGATCCTATAGATCGAACAATTTCGGAACTTACTTCAATAACTTCGATGCAGGAAAGTAAACACTATGAAAATGCAAAAACAGCTATAAATgcagaaagaaaaaaagttaaaacttaTCCAAAAGATCTGCAAGGAAAAATTGGTGCAGTTTTTCAAGCCATTGAAGAGAAAAAATTCTTTCGAGCAAGACATCTTATTTTGAAGTTGCAGGTTGAACGAGAGTTTGCCACGTTAGATAACATAAGTATACATGGAAAAAAGACGGCTAGTCGTAAACAGATGAGAGGgcaaaataaaaaagcaaaaatgGAAAATGAAACGGGAGTTCAAAACAAAAAAGCGCCAAGAAGATTGATATCAACTAAAGAGACcgaagagaaaaacaaaaatgcgAAATTAAAAACTGAAACAGGAAGTTTAAATAGAAAGGCTTCAAAAAcagtaaaatcaaacaaagtgaccaaagaacaaaataaaattccaggtattaaaaatgaaataggaAGTGATAACAAAGCACCAAGAAAACTAAAATCAACAACGACGTCCAAAgataataataaaactaaaacattaaaaaatgaaacgagaagtcaaaataaaaagatttcaaaGAGTTTGAAATCAACTGGAGCAAAAGAacataaaactaaaattttagaacGCGAAAAAAGACCCGGAGGTCAACATAAAAAGGCTTCAAAGAGATTAAAATCAAATGAAGTGCTCAAAGAGaaaaataatcaatcaaaattaaaaaatgtagcgaaaaataaaaataaaaaaacatcaaagaGATTAGTTAagatggccaaaaataaaaagaaagaagcaaaaattgaaaatgaaacgGGCAGTCAAAATAAAAAGTCATCAAAGTCAGCTGAAGCAACAAAACACAAGAataaagttttagaactaaaaaaaGAAACGGGAGGTCAACATGCAAAGGATTCAAAGagatcaaaattaaaaatacccaaagtaaaaatcaaaaagtcaaaattagaaaagaaaacagaaattcaAGATAAAAGGGCACCAAAGATATCAAAATCAATTGCATTGGCTTCTAGGAAGGAACATTCTCCcaaaaataacaaacatttgaaaagaaAACCAAAGATGAGAAGAATTTTGAAAGAGATAAATACGCAAACAAATGGAAAAGAGAAAAGACCGGTAGGATTAAACTCGCATGAAAGGATAGCATCTAGTTTAGCATCTATTATAGCTTTGGAAGAGAATTTGCAAACAAAAAAGGCAAACgctttaataaaaaaagtaaaaaggagACTAAGACCCCTATCGAAAGTTTTAAGGAAGAAGGTTGACTCAATATTAAACTACATAATGAAGGAAGAATACATTAAAGCCAAGTTACTCATTATAGAATTGGAACAATCAGAATTAGAAGTATTACCAACAGCCATTGGCAAAGACAGAAATACTGAAGAT aaaatatcgCATGGGGTCCATGGAGTGCATGCAGTACAACATGTGGTGTCGGTAGGTCGGAAAGGAGGCAGCAGTGCATAA